In Xiphias gladius isolate SHS-SW01 ecotype Sanya breed wild chromosome 5, ASM1685928v1, whole genome shotgun sequence, the following are encoded in one genomic region:
- the ccr9b gene encoding C-C chemokine receptor type 9 isoform X1 has product MDEPLTTFVTTVTDYTETMQVSSEYSDYDTGPTESTGMCDRRWVRQFRGQYAPPLFWIIFILGAVGNLMVVWIYTTVRNRLKTMTDVYLLNLAVADLFFLSMLPFWAVDAIRGWDFGVVLCKMVSAVYKINFFSSMFLLTCISVDRYIAIVQVTKAQNLKKKRLFYSKLACLGVWVVSTLLALPEFIFAQVKPDLRGQSFCTLVYWHNRNNWTKILVLSLQICLGFCLPLLVMFLCYSVIIRTLLQAKSFEKHKALRVIFVVVFVFVFSQLPYNSLLIVEATQAANTTITDCETVICFDVAGEVAKSLAFTHACLNPFLYVFIGVRFRQDLLRMAKMCVCGLGKGGLSKTHAVPKRPSVMSDTDVTPALSV; this is encoded by the exons ATGGATGAGCCGTTAACAACTTTTGTGACCACAGTAACTGATTATACTGAAACT atGCAGGTATCTTCTGAATACTCAGACTATGATACAGGGCCGACTGAAAGCACAGGCATGTGTGACAGAAGATGGGTCAGGCAGTTTCGTGGGCAGTATGCACCACCTCTATTCTGGATCATTTTCATCCTTGGTGCTGTGGGTAACCTGATGGTGGTTTGGATCTACACCACTGTGCGCAACCGTCTGAAAACAATGACTGACGTGTATCTGCTAAATCTGGCTGTGGCTGATCTCTTCTTCCTGAGCATGTTGCCCTTCTGGGCTGTCGACGCCATCAGGGGCTGGGACTTTGGTGTCGTTCTCTGCAAAATGGTGTCTGCTGTCTACAAGATCAACTTCTTCAGCAGCATGTTCCTGCTCACCTGCATTAGTGTGGACCGCTACATTGCTATTGTACAAGTCACCAAGGCCCAGAACCTGAAGAAAAAGAGACTCTTCTACAGCAAACTTGCCTGCCTGGGTGTCTGGGTTGTCTCCACTCTCCTGGCCCTCCCTGAGTTTATCTTTGCTCAGGTGAAGCCAGACCTAAGGGGGCAGTCATTCTGTACTCTGGTCTATTGGCACAACAGAAACAACTGGACTAAAATCCTGGTGCTGTCCCTGCAGATCTGCCTGGGCTTCTGCCTTCCTCTACTAGTTATGTTCCTTTGTTACTCGGTCATCATTCGCACACTTCTGCAGGCCAAGAGCTTTGAAAAGCACAAGGCCCTACGTGTCATCTTTgttgtggtgtttgtgtttgtcttctcTCAGCTGCCGTACAATAGTTTGCTGATAGTGGAGGCCACACAGGCAGCTAATACTACTATCACAGACTGTGAAACAGTAATTTGTTTTGATGTAGCTGGAGAGGTAGCGAAGAGCCTTGCTTTTACGCATGCCTGCCTGAACCCATTCCTGTACGTCTTCATTGGGGTTCGGTTCAGACAAGACCTCCTGAGGATGGCAAAGATGTGTGTTTGCGGTCTGGGCAAAGGAGGGTTGAGTAAAACACATGCAGTTCCCAAACGTCCCTCTGTCATGTCAGACACTGATGTTACCCCTGCCCTTTCTGtataa
- the ccr9b gene encoding C-C chemokine receptor type 9 isoform X2 yields the protein MQVSSEYSDYDTGPTESTGMCDRRWVRQFRGQYAPPLFWIIFILGAVGNLMVVWIYTTVRNRLKTMTDVYLLNLAVADLFFLSMLPFWAVDAIRGWDFGVVLCKMVSAVYKINFFSSMFLLTCISVDRYIAIVQVTKAQNLKKKRLFYSKLACLGVWVVSTLLALPEFIFAQVKPDLRGQSFCTLVYWHNRNNWTKILVLSLQICLGFCLPLLVMFLCYSVIIRTLLQAKSFEKHKALRVIFVVVFVFVFSQLPYNSLLIVEATQAANTTITDCETVICFDVAGEVAKSLAFTHACLNPFLYVFIGVRFRQDLLRMAKMCVCGLGKGGLSKTHAVPKRPSVMSDTDVTPALSV from the coding sequence atGCAGGTATCTTCTGAATACTCAGACTATGATACAGGGCCGACTGAAAGCACAGGCATGTGTGACAGAAGATGGGTCAGGCAGTTTCGTGGGCAGTATGCACCACCTCTATTCTGGATCATTTTCATCCTTGGTGCTGTGGGTAACCTGATGGTGGTTTGGATCTACACCACTGTGCGCAACCGTCTGAAAACAATGACTGACGTGTATCTGCTAAATCTGGCTGTGGCTGATCTCTTCTTCCTGAGCATGTTGCCCTTCTGGGCTGTCGACGCCATCAGGGGCTGGGACTTTGGTGTCGTTCTCTGCAAAATGGTGTCTGCTGTCTACAAGATCAACTTCTTCAGCAGCATGTTCCTGCTCACCTGCATTAGTGTGGACCGCTACATTGCTATTGTACAAGTCACCAAGGCCCAGAACCTGAAGAAAAAGAGACTCTTCTACAGCAAACTTGCCTGCCTGGGTGTCTGGGTTGTCTCCACTCTCCTGGCCCTCCCTGAGTTTATCTTTGCTCAGGTGAAGCCAGACCTAAGGGGGCAGTCATTCTGTACTCTGGTCTATTGGCACAACAGAAACAACTGGACTAAAATCCTGGTGCTGTCCCTGCAGATCTGCCTGGGCTTCTGCCTTCCTCTACTAGTTATGTTCCTTTGTTACTCGGTCATCATTCGCACACTTCTGCAGGCCAAGAGCTTTGAAAAGCACAAGGCCCTACGTGTCATCTTTgttgtggtgtttgtgtttgtcttctcTCAGCTGCCGTACAATAGTTTGCTGATAGTGGAGGCCACACAGGCAGCTAATACTACTATCACAGACTGTGAAACAGTAATTTGTTTTGATGTAGCTGGAGAGGTAGCGAAGAGCCTTGCTTTTACGCATGCCTGCCTGAACCCATTCCTGTACGTCTTCATTGGGGTTCGGTTCAGACAAGACCTCCTGAGGATGGCAAAGATGTGTGTTTGCGGTCTGGGCAAAGGAGGGTTGAGTAAAACACATGCAGTTCCCAAACGTCCCTCTGTCATGTCAGACACTGATGTTACCCCTGCCCTTTCTGtataa